A region of Streptomyces sp. R44 DNA encodes the following proteins:
- a CDS encoding SPW repeat protein, translating into MSDVSHRRGDIAGHPDATEMRERYARVLQTRGVTAVEELVILAGVYAAISPWVVHFSAAMPTLAITNLVVGIALAVLGLCMSMAPERSQDLNFVVLLLGAWLIIAPWVAARNPDTGTILSNVITGACVCLFSLTAGGLLMTKRRT; encoded by the coding sequence ATGTCTGACGTCTCTCACCGTCGTGGTGATATCGCAGGACACCCGGACGCGACGGAAATGCGGGAGCGGTATGCCCGCGTACTCCAGACCAGAGGTGTCACGGCGGTCGAAGAACTCGTGATCCTCGCCGGCGTCTACGCCGCGATCTCCCCGTGGGTCGTTCACTTCTCCGCCGCCATGCCGACACTCGCCATCACGAACCTGGTCGTCGGCATCGCCCTCGCGGTCCTCGGCCTGTGCATGTCGATGGCCCCCGAGCGGTCGCAGGACCTGAACTTCGTCGTCCTGCTGCTCGGCGCATGGCTGATCATCGCTCCATGGGTGGCCGCGCGGAACCCCGACACCGGCACGATCCTCAGCAATGTGATCACCGGTGCGTGCGTCTGCCTGTTCTCCCTGACGGCCGGTGGACTGCTCATGACCAAGAGAAGGACGTGA
- a CDS encoding cupin domain-containing protein has product MAGIVRKSFDSADETRPFEEGKGRLDLLVGDGGSVGRAVFEPGWQWSKHVKPIAGTDSCQASHVGYVVSGRIKVVMDDGETAEFAAGDYMEVKPGHDAWVLGDEPCVTLDWLGFTDYALPPSS; this is encoded by the coding sequence ATGGCCGGGATCGTACGGAAGAGCTTCGACTCAGCGGACGAGACGCGTCCCTTCGAGGAGGGCAAGGGCAGGCTCGACCTGCTCGTCGGTGACGGCGGCTCGGTCGGCCGCGCCGTCTTCGAACCGGGCTGGCAGTGGTCCAAGCACGTCAAGCCCATCGCCGGCACCGACAGCTGTCAGGCCTCGCACGTCGGATACGTGGTCAGCGGCCGCATCAAGGTCGTCATGGACGACGGCGAGACGGCCGAGTTCGCCGCGGGCGACTACATGGAGGTCAAGCCGGGCCACGACGCCTGGGTGCTCGGCGACGAACCCTGCGTGACCCTCGACTGGCTCGGCTTCACCGACTACGCCCTGCCGCCGTCCTCCTGA
- a CDS encoding DUF805 domain-containing protein yields the protein MNWYLDVLKKYAVFSGRARRQEFWMFFLFNAIAAIILMIVDSLLGTYPLLYGIYALGVLIPGLAVTVRRLHDTGRSGWWILIDLVPLVGAIILIVFLATEGEQHQNAHGPNPKLAPAY from the coding sequence GTGAACTGGTACCTCGACGTTCTCAAGAAGTACGCGGTGTTCAGCGGCCGTGCGCGTCGCCAGGAATTCTGGATGTTCTTCCTGTTCAACGCCATCGCGGCGATCATCCTCATGATCGTCGACTCCCTGCTCGGCACCTACCCGCTGCTGTACGGCATCTACGCCCTGGGCGTCCTGATCCCGGGTCTCGCCGTGACGGTCCGCCGCCTGCACGACACCGGCCGCTCCGGCTGGTGGATCCTCATCGACCTCGTTCCGCTGGTCGGCGCCATCATCCTGATCGTCTTCCTCGCCACCGAGGGCGAGCAGCACCAGAACGCGCACGGCCCGAACCCGAAGCTGGCCCCGGCCTACTGA
- a CDS encoding ATP-binding protein encodes MNWHIHDYRESDLAAVVHLIDTTAELGQESVFSLAECIGALTTRQPAVVAVHQGAPIGAALACVSGERAWVMRVAISSAWRGRGLASALLVELERRLVAARVGRIAYVLPEEELLGEGLLNAGYTRQPAVAYFEKVEPLHGPAAGLLDDLGGRLLPGDLWAKVAGMEREKDLIERRVVLPLAEPERATRHGVRPPRAVCLFGPPGTGKTTFARGIASRLGWPFVEILPSRLADEGNLAAALRSAFARIAELERVLVFIDEVEEIAPVRSEPAQPGGMHGVTNELLKLIPGFRERDERLLVCATNSIRSLDPAFLRPGRFDYLIPIGTPDKAARAAIWARYTDGRPDVDIDELVLASELFTPADIEHAARIAAQASFERDLLAVGGRGGDDPAPGASTADYLEAIAECRPTVTPEMVEQFAADITSHART; translated from the coding sequence GTGAACTGGCACATCCACGACTATCGCGAGAGCGATCTCGCCGCCGTCGTCCATCTGATCGACACCACCGCCGAGCTCGGGCAGGAGTCCGTGTTCTCGCTCGCCGAGTGCATCGGCGCCCTCACCACCCGTCAGCCGGCCGTGGTCGCCGTGCACCAGGGCGCCCCCATCGGCGCGGCGCTCGCCTGTGTCTCCGGCGAGCGGGCCTGGGTCATGCGGGTCGCGATCTCCTCGGCGTGGCGGGGCCGCGGCCTCGCCAGCGCCCTGCTCGTGGAGCTGGAGCGGCGGCTCGTCGCGGCCCGCGTCGGGCGCATCGCCTACGTCCTGCCGGAGGAGGAGCTCCTCGGCGAGGGCCTGCTGAACGCCGGGTACACGCGCCAGCCGGCCGTCGCGTACTTCGAGAAGGTGGAGCCGCTGCACGGCCCCGCCGCGGGTCTCCTCGACGACCTGGGCGGCCGGCTGCTCCCTGGCGACCTGTGGGCGAAGGTCGCCGGCATGGAGCGGGAGAAGGACCTGATCGAGCGCCGGGTGGTGCTGCCCCTGGCCGAACCGGAGCGCGCCACCCGCCACGGGGTGCGACCGCCGCGCGCGGTCTGTCTGTTCGGCCCGCCCGGCACCGGCAAGACCACCTTCGCGCGCGGCATCGCGTCCCGGCTCGGCTGGCCCTTCGTGGAGATCCTGCCGTCCCGCCTCGCCGACGAGGGGAACCTCGCCGCCGCCCTGCGGTCCGCGTTCGCGCGGATCGCCGAGCTGGAGCGGGTCCTGGTCTTCATCGACGAGGTCGAGGAGATCGCCCCGGTCCGCTCGGAGCCCGCCCAGCCCGGTGGCATGCACGGGGTGACGAACGAACTCCTCAAGCTGATACCGGGCTTCCGGGAGCGGGACGAGCGGCTGCTCGTCTGTGCGACCAACTCGATCCGCTCCCTCGACCCGGCGTTCCTGCGCCCCGGCCGCTTCGACTACCTCATCCCGATCGGTACGCCGGACAAGGCGGCCCGCGCCGCGATCTGGGCCCGGTACACGGACGGGCGGCCGGACGTCGACATCGACGAGCTGGTGCTCGCGAGCGAGCTGTTCACGCCCGCCGACATCGAGCACGCGGCCCGGATCGCCGCGCAGGCCTCCTTCGAGCGGGACCTCCTCGCGGTCGGCGGGCGCGGCGGCGACGACCCGGCGCCCGGCGCGAGCACGGCGGACTACCTGGAGGCCATCGCCGAGTGCCGGCCGACGGTCACGCCGGAGATGGTCGAGCAGTTCGCCGCGGACATCACCTCACACGCCCGCACCTGA
- a CDS encoding carbohydrate kinase, giving the protein MSILVIGECVADIVRGADGSERVHPGGSPANVAYGLARLGRDVTLLTQLADDPTGRLIADHLKGAGVRVEVGGAPVRTPSAVVALDAHGAASYTFDIAWTLEAGELREERPVHVHIGSIAAVTSPGAAAVLAEVERLRDRATVSYDPNVRPELMGEHAEAVARVERCVALSDLVKASDEDLAWLYPGEEPEAVAARWLALGPAVVLVTRGAAGSLALTGRETVTSEAPPVTVVDTVGAGDSFMSAVLDVLAGRETFDGLGAEYLARLLRRAAAAAAVTVSRAGAQPPDRDELDAAGEKFTIRCGRVR; this is encoded by the coding sequence GGTCCACCCGGGCGGCAGCCCCGCCAACGTCGCCTACGGCCTCGCCCGCCTCGGCCGGGACGTCACCCTGCTCACCCAGCTCGCCGACGACCCCACCGGCCGGCTGATCGCGGACCATCTGAAGGGCGCGGGGGTACGGGTGGAGGTCGGCGGCGCTCCCGTACGCACCCCGTCGGCGGTCGTCGCGCTCGACGCGCACGGAGCGGCCTCGTACACCTTCGACATCGCCTGGACCCTGGAGGCGGGGGAGCTCCGCGAGGAGCGGCCCGTCCATGTGCACATCGGCTCGATCGCCGCCGTCACCTCCCCCGGCGCGGCCGCCGTCCTGGCCGAGGTCGAGCGGCTCCGCGACCGGGCCACGGTCAGCTACGACCCCAACGTGCGGCCCGAACTGATGGGGGAGCACGCCGAGGCCGTCGCCCGCGTCGAGCGCTGCGTCGCGCTGAGCGACCTGGTGAAGGCGAGCGACGAGGACCTGGCCTGGCTGTACCCCGGCGAGGAGCCGGAGGCGGTCGCCGCCCGCTGGCTGGCGCTCGGCCCGGCCGTCGTCCTGGTCACCCGGGGCGCGGCGGGGTCGCTCGCCCTCACCGGGCGGGAGACGGTCACCTCGGAGGCGCCGCCGGTCACCGTCGTCGACACGGTCGGCGCGGGTGACTCCTTCATGTCGGCCGTACTCGACGTCCTGGCCGGCCGGGAGACTTTCGACGGGCTGGGCGCCGAGTACCTGGCGAGGCTGCTGCGGAGGGCGGCCGCGGCGGCTGCCGTCACCGTCTCCCGGGCCGGCGCCCAGCCGCCCGACCGGGACGAACTGGACGCGGCCGGGGAGAAGTTCACCATCAGGTGCGGGCGTGTGAGGTGA